Genomic segment of Hydra vulgaris chromosome 11, alternate assembly HydraT2T_AEP:
tttttagaatataggGGGCGGATGTCACACCCTTTAatttaatactatattatttaattaaattttctttaatttaatttaaagttttttttaatttagggttgggcaaactttgattttttaatagaatacatttttttgcatgaTTAATTATGGTTCTGTTTTAAGATATGTATACAAATatgtgtttaatttttattgatcatgTACACAGccctgttaaaatgttttaaatacttattattacatggtttttttttgcttttcttttagTTAATATAATGAATCGATCAcatattttttggcatttttcatcaaaatgtttcaaattttctttAGCAGTTTGCCCAAATTCTCGTAGCTTCTCAACTAGTAGTTTGGtatgtaaaaaagtatataaaaagtcAATTGATAAGGAAAGCAAAATAACGAAAGATAGGAAgcattatttaaatgaagatcATGAGGTTACTCTTCAAGTagtagattattttaaaaatattcaaaatgacACTTTATTTGAAGACAAGAATAAAGTGCTTCATAAACTTCAAACGAATGTTTCGCAAATTTTTGGATTTAGTTTGGAAGTGTTAAAAAGACGTTTACAATTAATTAAAGATTCGGGACTTACAAAAAGTGATGAAATGTTGTTGATTTTATCAATACCAGCGTGTTTTGATTTATGCAATCCGAATTTTTTTGGCGTTATAAAATGCTTCCAAAAGTTTGATCTACCTGTTATAGAACTTTTCCGTGCAAATCCATTTCTTGGAAGCATTGATTTAACACGTTTAGAAGAAAACCTAACGCTATTAGAAAAAGCGGGTTTAAAGTcagctttaaaaaatgttatattgaaGAATcctattttattaagttatccTTTAACGCTTGAAGCATTGAATCATTTAAAACGGCTACATACATTGGGATTAGATCAAAATAAATTACTGGAAACTTCTTTTTACGAACCAAGGTTATTCTCAGTTCAGGATAAATCTTTAAATGCCATTTTAAGAGAAGCTAGGGAAATTAATCTATCTGAAGTCAAAGATTTCTTAGCATCGTATAAAATAGAGATAGAGCGAATTTATCGGCTTTGTCcagaatttctttttatttccaaaGAAAAACTAGAAGCTTGTCTTGAAAAAGCGcagtcttctccattttttcttGTTGCTGAggatattgaaaaacttttacgCAACAGACCGGATGTCTTTCTTGTACTGTCTGATGACAAAGTCATTGACGTAGTAAATTACATTGAAAATATAAGTACAGTTAAAAGTAGAGCATTTAGACTTCTTAATGAACGTCCTGAAATATTTCGATTCCCAGAGAAATTTAATAGGAGatgtgatttatttaaatcatttggaTTTAAAGAGGCTGATATTGCTCGTTTATTCGCAGTCAAAGGAGGTCCGAATTGTTTTGTGGATTGTGATGATTTTTCTCACCATTCTATGACTGAGATTCTTGAGTTCTATATGAGCAGTAAGGATTTAACACCAGTTCAATTGGTTGTATCTGCACCCATATGTTTTGCAAAAACCCATTTCCCAATCATAAAACAACGATTTACATACATGCGGCAACTAGGTTTGATGAAGTTAATTGCACCACGAAAAGTCACTTCCAAAAAAGGTAAATTATCGCTACAAAGTATCATCAAGTGTGAATCAGAGGAATTTGTTAAGATTTGCAAGAGTACCTTAGAagaatacaaaacttttttgtcaaagttttaaatatttttttgtttaaaaatactgtttagcTGTTTTTGTGTGCTACATGTTTAATAtcatattgtatttttattaaagaaattaaaacaaaaacgcatttttaaattagtttttatgtttacaataacaatgaataagaattcttttttttaattaattggcATTTTTATTTGGCACCGTCGGCACCCTTTGGTATTATTTGACAGTGTTTTATTTGACGCAGTCGGCACGTTTCGGTATTTTTTGACAGTGTTTTAATTGACACCGTCGAAactttggtttatttttttaatttgacattGATAAAATTACTTGTATTTTGTCGTTTTAGGTTATcaatatatactaaaaactgatgttatttaaactttgtgtttgttttttggGGGTTTTCTTGGGCTATCTAGCAAATGGCATTGTAAATGAAGTAATAACTACAAAGTTTGGAAAAGAagtatttgatttttatctCACAATGTTAATTGTACCGGCACTATGTAATGCTATTTGTGCTCGACTAATACTTTTAACTATCAGCAATCCAAAAGAAATGATCGTAAAATCAGATGTTCCTGATAGACTATATTTGGGATGTAGCATTTTGAATATGCTGTCAATGATGTGTTCGTTCTTTGCTTTGTTTTATGTCAGTTATCCTACGCAGTTAATACTAAAGTCTAGCAAACCTATATCTATATTAGTTTTTggatattttactaataaaaaagcATACCCCCTGTACCGATTTTTGAGTATATTTCTCACTGTAACTGGCGTAATGAGCTTTATgtgttttcaatataaaatgcAAGATAGTTTGGCAGGCGCTAAAAATGGTGTTCAACACTACGTTTCGTACGgatgtttgttaattttattttctctaatTTTAGACGGTATTTTGGCGTCAATACAGGATATAATGAAGCGAGATTATTCCATCGAGGCACATAAACTAATgtattttacaaacaaatattcttttctAATTTTGGGAACGATAATGTTATTAACTAATgagtttaaagatttttatatctatGCAGAAAAATTTCCTCTTGTTTTGCTCTATACTTTAATTTTAGGTTTAACTAGTGCTTTTGGtcaaaactttatatactttaGTATTGCGTGGTTTGGCCCTTTAACTTGCGCAGTTATAACGACTACtcgtaaattttttaatgtgttaatatctgtttttattttttcgcatAATCTAAAAGCTGAGCAATGGATGAGTGTTATTCTAATATTTACTGgtttattttttgacatttggATTCAGCGCTCAATTTAAAACggtaaaaattcaaaacaaatacaggttttttttatatttttcagctgatttagaacttttttctttGGAAATTTATCTATTGTTGTACAGGTTGAAATatgcaataatttaatttttaattaaaaaaaaagacagctagaactaaaaagaaatttttaaaatgcctaaaaaattaaactttgatagtttaattatttttactcgTAATTCTTTGGTTTAATTTGATTGGAAACGTATTGTTTTGAGAGCTGCTGCATTCTCCCagaatttctttgtttttcGAGAATTGCGCTCGTTCAATCAACCGAGCGTGACTTACTCAATGGTTGTGTAGCTTATTTGCAGCAATAATCGAAGCTGAGAAGTgcacaaaaaagtttttgcaagttgtttaaaaagatgtaacgttttcaaaaatctgtttcaaaattaattaaaaaatgaaaaaactgtttGCTAAGTGTGGTAGTGTGAATAGGAGGCTGCTCGTTTCcaagctattttattttttttattggtctGCTTACGGTTCTTTTTTTCCTCTTCTTGCAGTATATTACAAACAAATTGGAATGAATCCTTCGCAAAGTGGAATATTGGTGGGAATGCGACCTTTAATTGAGTTTGTTAGTGCACCATCACTAAGCTCTTTAGCCGACAGATTGAATATCAGAAAGGTCATGCTCATTTTCAACTTACTGTGCTGGATAGCTTTTGTATTCCCATTAGGAATGATTAAGCCATTAGACAAAACGTGTCATCGTTTTATCATGTTGGCCAAAAATATTACAGAATTTACCTCACAGGAAACAGACGAGGTAAATGAATTCTTGAAGTCAAACACGCCACATGAACCTCAGATTAATCCACACAGAAAAAGTAATGTCGTTTTTAGCGAAGAAAGCATACATCAAATTTTTTgggttttactttttttaactgtagttGGAGAGTTTTTTGCATCTTCCGCCCCTACTCTAGCAGACACTGCAACTCTTAATGCACTTGGTGATAATAAAGAAAGGTATGGACGTCAAAGAATGTTTGGTAGTTTAGGATGGGGATCTGCAATGTTTACTGTAGGATTTGTTATAGACGCTTTACCCATGTATAAAGTTTGTGACGAACCCATCAGTAAAGACTACAcgtatgctttttatttttttattgttttaatgagTGTTGCTTTAATCATTGCAACGAAGTTTAACTTTAACAATGCTGACGATGCAGATGAAACTTTGCATGGTACACCCCgcgatgttttaaatatatttatgaaaccAAACTATTTTATGTCCGTGCTTTCAGCATTGTATTGTGGACTAGGCATGGGTTTATctcgagtttttttattttggcatCTAGAGGATCTAGGTGCTCCTCCTACTTTATTTGGTATTTCATCTGCTACAGATCACCTATCGGaaacaacaacatatttttttattgaatggtTATTGCAAAAAGTAGGTCATGTTCAAATACTCGGAATAGGATTATTAGTAAACTTTGTTCGGTTTTTCTGCATATCATATATGGTGAACCCTTGGTTTATTCTACCTTTAGATGTTTTACAAGGTTTTTCACATGCTGGTGTTTGGGCAGCATTAACTAGTTATTTAAGCAGAGCGGCACCAAAAGGATACAGAGCTGCTGTACAAGGTATTCTACAAGGATTTTATTATGGACTTGGAAGAGCAGTGGGAGCAATTGGTGGTGGTATTTTGACGCATTATTTTGGCACCAACATTGTTTTCAGAGTTTATGGAATTTTTTCACTTCCGatcctatttttatttgtgatagttgaaattatttattacagaaaaaataatCGTTCGATActgaaatctaaaaataatgaaGTTAACTATGCCAAACATGATTCTAAATCAGAGAAccacaacaaaaacataaatgatctttattttgatcaaattaataaaaaag
This window contains:
- the LOC100202741 gene encoding major facilitator superfamily domain-containing protein 6 is translated as MKKLFAKCGSVNRRLLVSKLFYFFYWSAYGSFFPLLAVYYKQIGMNPSQSGILVGMRPLIEFVSAPSLSSLADRLNIRKVMLIFNLLCWIAFVFPLGMIKPLDKTCHRFIMLAKNITEFTSQETDEVNEFLKSNTPHEPQINPHRKSNVVFSEESIHQIFWVLLFLTVVGEFFASSAPTLADTATLNALGDNKERYGRQRMFGSLGWGSAMFTVGFVIDALPMYKVCDEPISKDYTYAFYFFIVLMSVALIIATKFNFNNADDADETLHGTPRDVLNIFMKPNYFMSVLSALYCGLGMGLSRVFLFWHLEDLGAPPTLFGISSATDHLSETTTYFFIEWLLQKVGHVQILGIGLLVNFVRFFCISYMVNPWFILPLDVLQGFSHAGVWAALTSYLSRAAPKGYRAAVQGILQGFYYGLGRAVGAIGGGILTHYFGTNIVFRVYGIFSLPILFLFVIVEIIYYRKNNRSILKSKNNEVNYAKHDSKSENHNKNINDLYFDQINKKEEVHQQAKDIENIEKSSNDLKTANTEFNDPPLLTSEKVT